The following proteins are co-located in the Leptospira weilii genome:
- a CDS encoding DUF5615 family PIN-like protein produces MDTCVWGGVAKEFKTLGIDTVWSGNFTKDPGDEEILRIAYSEKRILVTLDKDFGELAVFRKLPHCGIIRLVNLSSREQTRVSLYVLKLHEKELLSGSIITASANKLRLRLPDE; encoded by the coding sequence TTGGATACTTGCGTATGGGGAGGGGTTGCGAAGGAATTTAAGACTTTGGGAATCGATACGGTTTGGTCGGGAAATTTTACCAAAGACCCCGGAGATGAAGAAATTCTGAGAATAGCATATTCTGAAAAGAGAATATTAGTAACGTTAGACAAGGATTTTGGTGAACTTGCGGTATTTCGAAAACTTCCCCATTGTGGAATTATTCGTTTAGTCAATCTGTCGAGTAGGGAACAGACGAGAGTAAGTCTGTATGTATTGAAATTACACGAAAAGGAACTATTATCGGGATCAATCATTACAGCATCAGCGAACAAACTCAGACTTCGTTTACCGGACGAATGA
- a CDS encoding DUF433 domain-containing protein — protein MKPSRIRDMDQDRLLERITYNPEIFGGKPILRGRRLAVEHILGMLAAGDTAETILEGYPWLESDDIQACLVYAYRMIGHERIENIPKETSQVA, from the coding sequence ATGAAACCAAGCAGAATACGAGACATGGATCAAGACAGACTTTTAGAAAGAATCACATACAATCCGGAAATATTCGGAGGCAAGCCGATCCTTCGAGGACGTCGTTTGGCGGTGGAACATATACTTGGAATGCTTGCGGCTGGAGATACGGCGGAAACGATATTAGAGGGGTATCCGTGGTTGGAATCGGACGACATCCAAGCATGTCTTGTATATGCGTATCGAATGATCGGACATGAAAGAATCGAGAACATACCGAAAGAAACGAGCCAGGTTGCGTGA
- a CDS encoding ParB N-terminal domain-containing protein codes for MKAEEKAKGTKKETSSKVSLEEKAKEWMETQESTPRPGSTFGKQYIPKGITLNPIVKMVKPESLKPNPRNDFDHLSEEEYANLKENIALNGILDALTARKDGTLVTGENRYRIALELKEHEDENVRRRIESIPVRYYMNELTLEEEYDILEGDNLFRRHLTSEQRKERLKRRILRKYKDELVHDNRGGNRKSESSKNPSNDLEEEKTKDHPLTLIGNSEKQTDGISGSELGLFFGEVGTLEEQAKESKVHPELLIGNSGKDLGKKGSSLTGNGSGKSNYEGHSLIEKPKKELAKKISEEERIPLGTARNYVSELKKELKAKDPKQTAKKEKPAKKEEGKKSPRQIAQSKVKEFQKKYGKMSASGKKMEVSRLVGRLIQLRKKKEKLDAEIAAYHQSYSEIVEKLTAVGEKKRVWEVSK; via the coding sequence ATGAAAGCGGAAGAGAAAGCAAAAGGAACAAAGAAAGAGACCTCCTCCAAAGTTTCCTTAGAAGAGAAAGCCAAAGAGTGGATGGAAACACAAGAGTCCACTCCCCGGCCCGGCTCAACATTTGGGAAACAGTATATACCGAAGGGGATTACTCTCAATCCGATCGTGAAGATGGTGAAGCCTGAGAGTTTGAAGCCAAATCCGAGAAACGACTTTGACCACTTAAGTGAAGAAGAATATGCAAATCTCAAAGAGAACATTGCACTAAACGGAATCTTGGATGCGTTAACCGCAAGAAAGGACGGGACACTTGTCACGGGAGAGAACCGATACCGGATAGCTTTAGAGTTAAAGGAACACGAAGACGAGAACGTGCGGCGTCGAATCGAGAGTATTCCAGTCCGTTATTATATGAACGAGTTAACGCTGGAAGAGGAATACGATATACTCGAAGGCGACAATTTATTTCGAAGACATTTAACCAGTGAACAAAGAAAGGAGCGGCTAAAGAGAAGAATCCTTCGCAAATACAAGGATGAACTTGTCCATGACAATCGAGGCGGAAACAGAAAGAGTGAGTCGTCTAAGAACCCGAGTAACGATTTAGAGGAAGAGAAAACAAAAGATCATCCTCTTACTTTGATCGGAAATTCTGAAAAACAAACGGATGGAATATCCGGAAGTGAGCTTGGGCTATTCTTCGGTGAAGTTGGCACCTTAGAAGAGCAAGCAAAAGAATCAAAAGTTCACCCCGAACTTTTGATCGGTAATTCCGGAAAGGATTTGGGAAAGAAGGGATCTTCTCTTACTGGAAACGGTTCTGGAAAATCAAACTATGAGGGTCATAGTTTGATCGAGAAGCCTAAAAAAGAGTTAGCTAAAAAGATATCGGAAGAAGAGAGAATTCCACTTGGAACCGCAAGGAATTACGTTTCCGAACTTAAAAAAGAACTAAAGGCCAAAGATCCGAAGCAAACCGCCAAGAAAGAGAAACCGGCCAAGAAAGAGGAAGGCAAAAAGAGTCCGAGACAAATCGCACAATCGAAGGTGAAGGAGTTTCAAAAGAAGTATGGGAAGATGAGCGCATCGGGCAAGAAAATGGAAGTGAGTCGCTTGGTAGGAAGGCTCATACAGCTTCGAAAGAAGAAAGAGAAGTTGGATGCTGAAATAGCGGCTTACCATCAAAGCTATTCGGAGATTGTAGAAAAGCTCACCGCAGTCGGAGAAAAGAAGCGGGTTTGGGAGGTGTCTAAATGA
- a CDS encoding ParA family protein → MQIITLANLKGGVAKTTTAINLSIQLREKRNRVLCMDLDLNNNLTDFFLRGVREEELEERNIYHALLEQKEIEACIYETRFPGIEVLPATLSLGKITEELGSDPRVLGTFVEKLKKLEYDFVIIDTPVYLSLELRFALWIADMVLYPVRPSRWNFQGTKTLLGEIESIYEEYREAEGKSKGVKTLLVPSIVSKGKKETERILTLRKKYEVSKTVVWKLSAIEAATETGKALKENTKGYELFEELTNEVLRNLKGGKR, encoded by the coding sequence ATGCAAATTATCACGCTTGCGAATTTGAAAGGCGGGGTCGCGAAGACAACGACCGCGATTAATCTATCCATCCAGTTACGGGAGAAGAGAAATAGAGTCCTTTGTATGGACTTGGATTTGAACAACAACCTAACTGACTTTTTTCTACGTGGAGTGAGAGAGGAGGAATTGGAGGAAAGGAACATATATCACGCGCTACTCGAACAAAAAGAAATCGAGGCTTGTATATATGAGACCCGATTTCCGGGGATTGAAGTACTACCGGCTACACTTTCGTTGGGGAAGATAACGGAGGAATTAGGAAGCGACCCGAGAGTATTGGGAACGTTTGTGGAGAAGTTAAAGAAACTTGAATATGATTTTGTAATCATCGATACGCCGGTGTATTTGAGTTTGGAGCTGAGATTTGCGCTTTGGATAGCGGATATGGTATTGTATCCGGTGAGGCCTTCCCGGTGGAACTTTCAAGGAACCAAGACATTACTTGGGGAAATAGAAAGTATATACGAAGAGTATCGGGAAGCGGAAGGAAAAAGCAAGGGAGTAAAGACCTTACTTGTCCCCTCGATTGTGAGTAAGGGAAAGAAGGAAACGGAGAGAATTTTGACCTTGAGAAAGAAATACGAAGTGTCGAAGACGGTTGTTTGGAAGTTGTCTGCAATTGAAGCGGCCACAGAGACGGGGAAAGCGTTAAAAGAGAATACGAAAGGATACGAGTTATTTGAGGAGTTAACGAACGAAGTATTAAGAAACTTAAAAGGGGGTAAAAGATGA
- a CDS encoding tyrosine-type recombinase/integrase yields the protein MTWKEKMERLQTSPVGTFENLCYYYLEWNRTAKGHSPSTLSVTYWVLIHFFEWCSLREMRYPNQVTLSVLERYRNQVMDVKRKRDGKEISSNQKRYRLSGMKDYFAWLTRKRVLVVNPALDLEIPRLVKRNIPYNVLSVEEAERILSVPDVTEVYGLRDRTMLETIYSTGIRRMELRNLHVSDIDFEMKTLLVREGKGKKTRLLPVSDRALNWIRKYLEKCRPQFVRSDEEKHLFLNRYGKKMNLSGITQLFINFREIAGVKKRQAVHIFRHTTATGMLDNGADIRHVQEMLGHANLSTTQIYTHVAIRKLKEVYDKTHPSIHTPDSSSLVGGAETGSKDKDSNQEETNTS from the coding sequence ATGACTTGGAAAGAGAAGATGGAGAGACTACAGACTTCACCGGTGGGAACGTTTGAGAATTTGTGTTATTACTATTTAGAATGGAATCGCACGGCAAAGGGTCACAGTCCGAGCACACTCAGTGTAACATATTGGGTTCTAATTCATTTTTTCGAATGGTGTAGTTTGCGTGAGATGCGCTATCCAAATCAAGTTACATTAAGTGTGCTTGAGAGATACCGAAACCAGGTAATGGATGTAAAAAGGAAGAGAGACGGAAAAGAGATATCGAGCAATCAAAAACGCTATCGACTTTCTGGAATGAAGGATTATTTCGCGTGGCTGACAAGAAAGCGGGTGTTGGTCGTAAATCCGGCGTTGGATTTAGAAATCCCTAGGTTAGTGAAAAGGAACATACCGTACAACGTATTAAGTGTGGAGGAAGCGGAGAGGATCTTGTCGGTGCCGGATGTAACGGAAGTCTATGGACTCCGTGACAGAACGATGCTTGAGACGATATATTCGACAGGGATTCGTAGAATGGAACTGAGAAATCTTCACGTAAGCGACATTGACTTTGAGATGAAAACGCTCCTTGTTCGGGAAGGTAAAGGAAAGAAAACCAGGTTATTGCCGGTAAGCGACAGGGCTTTGAATTGGATTAGGAAGTATTTAGAGAAGTGTCGTCCACAATTTGTGAGGAGTGATGAAGAGAAACATCTGTTTTTAAACAGATACGGCAAGAAGATGAATCTTAGTGGCATTACACAACTTTTTATTAATTTTCGAGAAATAGCCGGTGTGAAGAAGAGACAAGCGGTTCATATCTTCCGGCATACTACGGCGACGGGGATGCTGGACAACGGGGCGGACATACGACATGTACAAGAAATGCTTGGGCACGCGAATCTCAGCACGACTCAAATCTACACACACGTAGCGATTCGAAAGCTGAAAGAGGTATATGACAAGACGCATCCGTCGATCCATACACCGGATTCGAGTTCACTTGTGGGAGGAGCTGAGACCGGCTCGAAAGACAAAGATTCAAACCAAGAAGAAACGAATACAAGTTAG
- a CDS encoding CHC2 zinc finger domain-containing protein — translation MPFISKEEITRLKEETDLVGLIRGYYGIELKNHGRNFLGRCPFHADKTPSFVVTPVKNLWHCMGACKTGGSVIDFVMKREGLGFNEAVEELQKLAQRLEMQGPVKVFTPKRLEKSPGRKIPTTQSLNAKDRDFIFSVIEYYQTNLRQNSGALTYLQTRGLGSEESLRKHKIGYSDGNLNQALPSRQSLEGQRTRGILKDFGIFGENGHEHFKARLVFPIFTQEGDLCGMYGRRIIPSKNGAPDHLYLPGKHLGIWNEADGFEKNDLVLCESILDALTYWENGVRNVTCSYGTEGYTEELHQRIVEKGIKRVYIAYDGDAAGDNGTKSVNLRLKQERVTVYRLNLPFGMDINEIALRSEDKQDALLRLIEESQVYVEGNETETQNPKKETTIAEKESALITSEELRLLSVTVEQPEAKVGKEEVEVKFPERTYLAKGLFRNTLETLKVALKVNQGERYHVDNVDLLSYKARTSYIATASHELKEKEETIKKELGRLINILEDALNEREKERNVKTEVELTPEERAQALRYLEAPELVTNILLDFEKCGLVGERVNSLVGYLASITRRTENPLAIIIQSSSSAGKSTLMDAILDFVPEEEKEKYSAMTGQSLFYMSSKNLKNKVLAISEEEGAERAKYALKILQSEKKISIASAMKDPATGRTVTEEYSVEGPVVIFLTTTNLEIDEELENRCLILTVNEGREQTRTILEIQRELETLEGIVKKRDKEKIYKLHKNLQRILRPLVVVNPYAKELKFPDTKLRMRRDQKKYLTLIKSIALLHQYQREKKFGTDENGESFEYIEVERKDMELGSILASKILGRTLEELTPQTKEVLYSLHTMVQKESEGQTISKSEVRFTRRDARERLGMSDTRLRVHLRRLEELEYLIVRSGRQGQIAEYELLYDGEGKEGEEFALGLSFQTETGSLHTWKEILGLAKKEERLESV, via the coding sequence ATGCCTTTTATTTCAAAAGAAGAGATTACCCGCCTGAAAGAAGAAACGGACTTAGTGGGGCTCATCCGTGGTTACTATGGAATCGAGCTAAAAAACCACGGAAGAAACTTTCTTGGCCGCTGCCCGTTCCACGCAGACAAAACGCCTTCGTTTGTCGTAACGCCGGTAAAGAACTTGTGGCACTGTATGGGGGCTTGCAAGACAGGCGGGAGCGTAATCGACTTTGTGATGAAGCGTGAAGGCTTGGGCTTTAACGAAGCGGTGGAGGAATTACAGAAGTTGGCACAGAGATTAGAAATGCAAGGCCCTGTAAAAGTGTTCACACCGAAGAGGTTGGAAAAAAGCCCGGGGAGAAAGATCCCGACGACGCAAAGCCTGAACGCCAAAGACAGGGATTTTATCTTTAGCGTAATTGAATATTATCAAACTAACTTGAGACAAAATAGTGGCGCACTTACGTATTTGCAAACAAGAGGACTGGGGAGCGAAGAATCGCTTCGCAAACACAAGATCGGCTACAGTGACGGGAATTTAAACCAGGCACTTCCTTCAAGACAAAGTTTAGAGGGCCAGAGGACACGAGGGATCTTGAAGGATTTTGGCATATTTGGAGAGAACGGTCATGAACATTTCAAAGCAAGGTTGGTATTTCCGATATTCACGCAAGAGGGAGATCTGTGTGGAATGTATGGTAGAAGAATCATACCGAGCAAGAACGGCGCCCCGGATCATTTGTATTTGCCTGGCAAACATTTAGGGATCTGGAACGAAGCAGACGGCTTTGAAAAGAATGACTTAGTACTTTGTGAATCTATCCTTGATGCGCTGACATATTGGGAGAATGGGGTCAGGAACGTAACTTGTAGCTATGGCACGGAAGGATATACGGAGGAGCTTCACCAAAGGATCGTAGAGAAAGGGATCAAAAGAGTATATATCGCGTATGACGGTGATGCGGCGGGAGACAATGGAACGAAGTCGGTGAATCTCCGATTAAAACAAGAAAGGGTCACTGTATATCGATTGAACTTACCATTTGGAATGGACATAAACGAAATCGCATTGAGAAGCGAAGACAAACAAGACGCACTCCTGCGACTGATTGAAGAAAGTCAGGTGTATGTGGAAGGTAACGAAACCGAGACACAAAATCCCAAGAAAGAGACAACGATTGCCGAAAAAGAAAGCGCACTGATAACTTCGGAGGAGCTTAGACTTTTATCCGTAACAGTGGAGCAACCGGAAGCTAAAGTTGGCAAGGAAGAAGTGGAAGTAAAATTTCCGGAAAGGACATATTTAGCAAAGGGCCTTTTTCGCAATACATTAGAGACATTGAAAGTAGCCTTGAAGGTAAACCAAGGGGAAAGATACCACGTAGATAACGTGGACCTACTCAGTTACAAAGCAAGGACTTCGTATATCGCCACAGCCTCGCATGAACTGAAAGAAAAAGAGGAAACGATCAAGAAAGAGTTGGGAAGGCTCATCAATATCTTGGAAGACGCGTTAAACGAAAGAGAGAAGGAAAGAAACGTAAAGACTGAGGTGGAACTCACTCCGGAAGAAAGGGCGCAAGCGTTGCGATATTTGGAGGCCCCGGAATTAGTTACCAATATACTCCTGGACTTTGAGAAGTGCGGCCTTGTGGGAGAAAGAGTCAATTCACTTGTGGGGTATCTTGCGAGCATTACAAGAAGAACGGAGAACCCACTTGCAATCATCATTCAAAGCTCCTCAAGTGCGGGGAAGTCCACACTGATGGATGCGATCCTCGACTTCGTACCGGAAGAAGAGAAAGAGAAGTATTCGGCGATGACGGGCCAAAGCCTTTTCTATATGTCCTCCAAGAATTTAAAGAACAAAGTTCTCGCTATATCGGAGGAAGAAGGAGCGGAACGGGCCAAGTATGCTTTGAAGATACTCCAAAGCGAAAAGAAAATCAGCATTGCGAGTGCCATGAAAGACCCGGCGACAGGAAGGACGGTAACGGAAGAATACAGCGTGGAAGGCCCGGTTGTCATCTTCCTCACAACTACAAACTTAGAGATTGATGAGGAACTTGAAAACCGGTGTTTGATTCTCACCGTAAACGAAGGAAGGGAACAGACAAGAACGATCCTTGAGATTCAAAGAGAACTGGAGACCTTAGAGGGAATCGTAAAGAAGCGGGACAAAGAGAAGATATACAAACTTCACAAGAATCTACAAAGGATACTTCGCCCTTTAGTTGTCGTGAACCCGTATGCAAAAGAGTTAAAGTTTCCGGATACGAAACTGAGAATGCGCCGGGATCAAAAGAAGTATCTAACGCTCATCAAGTCGATTGCGCTCCTTCACCAATACCAAAGAGAAAAGAAATTCGGAACTGATGAGAACGGAGAGAGTTTTGAATACATCGAGGTGGAAAGAAAAGACATGGAACTTGGAAGTATTCTCGCCTCGAAGATATTAGGAAGGACACTCGAAGAACTCACCCCCCAAACCAAGGAAGTATTGTATTCATTACATACAATGGTCCAAAAAGAAAGTGAGGGACAAACGATTTCGAAAAGTGAAGTGAGATTCACAAGACGAGACGCGCGTGAACGGCTTGGAATGAGCGATACAAGACTTAGAGTTCATTTGAGAAGACTGGAGGAATTGGAATACCTGATCGTACGAAGTGGTCGACAGGGCCAAATAGCGGAATACGAACTCTTGTATGACGGAGAGGGAAAGGAAGGGGAAGAATTCGCCCTTGGGTTATCTTTTCAAACGGAAACGGGCTCTTTACACACTTGGAAAGAGATATTAGGGCTTGCCAAAAAAGAAGAGAGGTTAGAAAGTGTATGA
- a CDS encoding helix-turn-helix domain-containing protein, producing MSSFGDKVKKLRKEKGWSQDEFASKIGVHGRHIGKYENGSTMPNSETVIKMAKVFEVSTDYLLLGEGNANPTSKIRDQALLKEFEIVDQMNDKDREVIKSLIDAFIKKGRMEQVLGK from the coding sequence ATGTCGTCTTTTGGTGATAAGGTTAAAAAATTAAGAAAAGAAAAAGGTTGGTCTCAAGACGAATTCGCCTCCAAGATCGGCGTTCATGGGCGACATATCGGAAAATACGAAAATGGGTCTACTATGCCAAATTCAGAAACCGTTATTAAGATGGCTAAAGTATTTGAAGTCTCAACCGACTATTTGCTTTTAGGAGAAGGTAACGCAAATCCTACCTCTAAAATTAGAGATCAGGCTTTACTCAAAGAATTTGAAATCGTAGATCAAATGAACGACAAAGACAGAGAAGTAATCAAATCTCTCATAGACGCCTTCATCAAAAAAGGACGTATGGAACAGGTTTTAGGGAAATAA